The genomic interval ttactaataaaaattgTGATTAAAAAGGGtctgaaaaaaattatttacttcAAATTTGTAAAAGATCAAGCAATATGATGTCATTCTTGATCTGAAAAATAATTAGTGGTATGTGATCCTGTTCTGATCGGCCTTATTTTTCTTAACTTAACTTATAGTTTTCGTACTATATTCTGCACAAATAGAGGATCTATCTCGGAAGAAGTTCACCAAAATTTTGTACACtcataattttttcataatttctcACTCTGTTTTACAACTGCAGGAGGATGTTTTGTATGCTAGAGTGCGTACGACTGGGGTTGTAGAGATCCAGTTCAGGTAAACATGCTGTTTGGCTTGTTACTTCTTACTATCCTTGTTGGTGGTGCTTTTTAATTCAGAGTAAAGATATATCACCTGCATCGATTTACAGCAATatcatttttctatatttgaatacGAATCAAGATTCGGATAACAAATGCATTGGAGGAGAGAAAGTATGGTAGCATAGCACCTATTAAGGATAAGATTGTAGAATCTTCAGTATGATGATTTGGTCTTGTGAGAAGAAGACCAATAGAAGCAACGTGTAAGAAGAATTTATCATATCAGATGACAGGGATAATATGTAGAGGTTGAGCAAAACCAATAAAAGGTTTCAATGAAACCATTAAGACAGACTTAGATCTAAATGACTTTTCTACTGACTTGTTGAACACAATTGCAAAGTTTAATCCATGTAACCTACCCTACTTAGTGGGAAATGACTTTTTATTTTTGCACTCTTTCATATAAGTTTCACAATATCCTCCAAAGGGGACATAAAAAACTACGTTAGATTTCTGCATTTGCTGAGTGCTATTATTACTTGGAGATTGTCCAAATGTGGCCCTTAAGTGATACTTAAAATTAAGGCTTTTGTTCTCTTCTGTTATTGTTGTTTGTTGTTGTTAGCAAGAGTTACCATTTTCGGTGAATCTTGTTATGTTTGACGAGGGAGGAAAGGGGCTGCCTGTTTGGCGTTGCTGCCAACAGGATGGAGTCACATCTAGATACGTTAGAGGAAATGGTTACCCATTTGTTAGCCAATATGGTGTTACCATAAAAGGTGTCAAAATCTAGGAGCTATAGCCATCTTGTGGATTTGGCCAGCTAGAGAAAGAGGTATTGCATGACTTTCCCAATTTCTTTGTCATGATCCCTCTATTCCAATTCTAAAACTGTTAGGCGCAGACACaagaataattttatattaatttttatgttaGTAATAAGTTAAGATATTATATCTatcaattatattttcaatCTATACTTTGAGCTGCCTAATTCTCCTTTCTTTAGTAATCGTAAACCTATAATTCTTTCAACAGTTCTTGCATTGTTCTTACATTTGATTGCTGTAATTGGATAGATCATGGTTGTATGTTTTTTTCTGTTCTTGACCAGACTACATCATATCCATATCCACCTTCTCATATTATCTAAATGGTTAAAAATGATCAAAATCTGGTTGCATTAcatcttttgtttttgtttttcaaatgatcTTTGTTATGCTTGTCTCAGTGTGTTTGTGACTGATGAATGTACTTGATATTCACTgtcactttttatttttctttaacatAATATGACGTACAGTGTAAAACTGCTCAACAACATATCTTGGTATGTCTTTGCTATTTTGACAGTCCTGTTggggaaaataaaaaaagtggtgAAGTCTACAGACTCTTTGATGTTGGTGGCCAGAGAAATGAGAGGAGAAAGTGGATCCATTTGTTTGAAGGAGTTTCAGCTGTAATATTCTGTGCTGCAATTAGCGAGTATGATCTTCCATCTGtctcttaattttaatttgaccTTGTCAACTCTCAAAAACACAAGATTTTTGGTTATATTAGATACTATCTGATATTACTTTGTCACTTCTTCAGTAGTTGTTTAATTATCAGACACACATTTCACTTAAATGAATACACAAATTGTACTCCTGCTGCGTGTATGTTTGGTTTagttactgataaaaaaatgctGGTGTGCAAAAAATAATTGATGCTAGGACTAACAAAAATTCTTGCATTCTTCCAATATTTCTGGCTAGAGGACAtcacaagtattaaacatatagACTTAAAAGGTATTGACATTAAACTTGCCTTCAGGTATGATCAAACACTTTTTGAGGACGAAAACAGAAACAGAATGATGGAGACTAAGGAACTTTTTGAGTGGGTCCTGAAGCAACCATGTTTTGAGGTTAACTTTTTATAGTCTTTTTTACCTTCAACTTTCTACTACAATTACGTAGATATTTCTTATGCCAACCTTTTCTTTCTTTGGttcctttatattttttcatgagTTGACATTTCTATCTATCTTACACAATAATTATGTCCTTCTCTTTTCCACACAGAAAACATCCTTCATGTTATTCTTAAACAAGTTTGACATATTTGAGAAGAAGATCTTGAAAGTAAGAACCATCTGAATATTGTACATTCTTTCTGGAGAGGTTATCATCATTTCAGTGTCTAATGTCTTGCATTGTGCAGGTCCCACTTAATGTATGTGAATGGTTCAAAGATTACCAACCTGTTTCAACAGGAAAACAAGAGATTGAGCATGCATACGAGTAAGCAACTTCTTTGTACTAAGGCATATAGAATAATGGAAGCTGCTGAAGTAGTTTATCCTGGCAAATATAGTCCTTCCAAGTTCAGCATTCTTACTTTGTTGTGTAACTGCTTTCTATAGCATGATAAGCCAAAAGAATCTTGGTTGTGTTGTGTTTTCATCAGAACCATAAAAAGGGAATAATACTCATGTTGATGCTTTTGTATATAATCTTGTAAGCAAGGTTATGAAGGGTAGTTTGGTttaagaaaatgttttttttttaaaattttatgttttcacttttaattataataacagTTATATCATTTTCATGTAAATCTTATTTTCAATAGAAGAAACTAGAACcaactttatatttttctgttttctttggTTCTTGTACAAatttttgttccttattttcaAACATTGTAGAGAAAATAGTTTATGAActgaattttataattcaatCACAAATTGTCTATGATAATTATCTCAAAAACCATACTAGAATTTCTGATTGGTTGACACATCTTCAAAAGAAACCGTGCATAGAAATTAAACTCACTGCTTTATAGGAATGACTGGAAACAACTTTTATCTGTTTTCTGTTTACATTATTTTCTACATAAACGTTGCAAAACAGGATATAAAGAGAAAACCGAGTGACTGTTTCTGTAGTTAAAAGTGGAAAAGAGGAAATTTGAAGCACTTGATGATTAGTTTTTCTTAACCAAGAAAACTAGTTGACTTGTGTACACTCTTTGTTTTCAGGTTTGTGAAGAAAAAATTCGAGGAATCATATTTCCAGAGCACTGCTCCTGATCGTGTAGATCGTGTCTTTAAGATCTACAGGACCACTGCCCTTGATCAGAAGGTTGTGAAGAAGACTTTCAAGCTTGTTGATGAGACTTTGAGGCGGAGAAATCTGTTTGAAGCTGGCTTGTTATGAGCAGTGAGTGAACCATATATGTTATAAAAAGGGATAACATATACAATATTTAACATTGAAGAGGTGATCAGATTTTGGGTATACTAGGGGTCAGGTATACTAAATATTAAAATCGATTTGTTGATTTGTATTTTCAAGTTAATCTTGTTGAGATTGAGTGAGTGGAGAAGAAGGGCCTTGTTGTTGATCTCCACATCCATCTTCAAAGGGCAAAATTTGTTACTCGAGTTTAAGATTTGATGATACCATAATTTGTGATCATGTTTTTACAGATTGAAagatatatttcatatttcgTGTCAGTGATCATACTTTGCCTCCTACTTCTGTCGTGTTCATGTGCATGCATGTTCCATGCACACgtgtaaataattttgaaacGTGCTGTCATTTGCTTCTTTCTGGAGTTTTGAATTCCAACCTATATTCATTTGCTTCTGAATACTTGTTTCCATTAGTGGTCGGCATTGGTGTTCTTTTCTATGATGTTGGAGACATGTTTTAACACATTATTCACGTGTACACGTTTTCTTTGATGACTTGTGTTGTGTTTTTGTGTTTCACACATCTTTCATAATACAAACAGAAAATTTCAAATGTCTTCAGCTGTCACcgatttttttctattgatttTGTCAATGGCTAAGTAAGacttctttttaattatttcatttgttactatttattaaacttttttttaaattactcacacccttttaaaaaattagttaaattaattgaaattttcTATTGTTGAAAATAATTCTTGTCATATTTGaatgattttattgaaaaataattatcatcATATTATAAAcgtatataacattttttattttatttaaaatggattgattttgttttatttttgttttgcattCTTTTACTCTTATAATTAATTGTGTATCATACAAATCAAGGGCTAATTTTAGTTTATTCCCACGTTTGCACTATCAGTTTCACTTGTCCCTGcataattaaatacaaaattcaCCTACAAGTGAGAAAtacaaaatttgttaataaaaaaatgtatgcaTGTTATGAGTATATATTTAATACTCAAAGAGCTATCTTTTCAAATTCAACCATTTAAATTAATTGGCTGATCTAAATagtatcatatatatatatattataaaaataatataaacatgatcatattaaaataaaaaaaaagaaagaaacgaCTTCTACAAGGCacgaaatatattaaataatgattttatgaaaaaattattgcaaACATATcctaacattaaaaaaaaaacaatttatttaaattaaaaattaaagagatGTTAAACACGTAAAGAATGTCTCAATACAAACTATTACATAACGTTATTATtagttaaaatagttttttaatatttttttctcaaaggaagaaaaaaaaagtaataatggAAGACACAGCATAATCGTGGGAATGTGATTTTAGATTCCTTTTACGAAAAGTATACGAAAAAGATGCACACGACACCGCAAGTCAAATAAAGACTACGataacaacatataataaaaaaaattcatttaatatatagaaatttgttttttgttatatttttaataatatttttaaattataatacaaaatttatgaTGGAAAGCgtctatataaaaaataaataaataaataaaatcacataaaacaatatataataaatactacATTTAATTATCTTGATTTATAACCTAATGACGAGTAATTAAAAAATACCaaacattatataataattttttttcttattttttaactatatattttttagatttttcttttttcagaGACATGTTAGCACAACTTTTATTGATCAGAAAGAAatgcataaaataaattatgactattttatttatattttaatactttGCTTTTTAAATCGTCCATCGAttcaatttatcattttttatctctactttaaaattaaatcccaatatttttaagaaatggtcaataattaaaaacaacttCACAATTGACTGATAGTC from Phaseolus vulgaris cultivar G19833 chromosome 1, P. vulgaris v2.0, whole genome shotgun sequence carries:
- the LOC137816655 gene encoding guanine nucleotide-binding protein alpha-2 subunit, with product MLSCVTENMGLLCSRNRRYNDADAEENAQTAEIERRIELETKAEKHIQKLLLLGAGESGKSTIFKQIKLLFQTGFDEAELKSYLPVIHANVYQTIKLLHDGSKEFAQNDADFSKYVISNVNKEIGEKLSEIGGRLDYPHLTKELAQEIENLWKDPAIQETYARGSELQIPDCTDYFMDNLQRLSDANYVPTKEDVLYARVRTTGVVEIQFSPVGENKKSGEVYRLFDVGGQRNERRKWIHLFEGVSAVIFCAAISEYDQTLFEDENRNRMMETKELFEWVLKQPCFEKTSFMLFLNKFDIFEKKILKVPLNVCEWFKDYQPVSTGKQEIEHAYEFVKKKFEESYFQSTAPDRVDRVFKIYRTTALDQKVVKKTFKLVDETLRRRNLFEAGLL